In Bdellovibrionales bacterium CG10_big_fil_rev_8_21_14_0_10_45_34, one genomic interval encodes:
- the rplK gene encoding 50S ribosomal protein L11, with amino-acid sequence MAKKVTGYIKLQIPAGKANPAPPVGPALGQHGVNIMEFCKQFNARTQKSGDTVIPVIITVYQDRSFTFVTKTPPVSVLLKQEMKIQSGSKMPQKDKIGKVSKAIINKIAEVKMPDLNCHTVEAAARQVEGTAKSMGLEIAD; translated from the coding sequence ATGGCTAAAAAAGTAACGGGCTACATCAAGCTTCAGATACCGGCAGGGAAGGCAAATCCAGCGCCTCCCGTTGGACCGGCGCTCGGTCAGCATGGGGTAAACATTATGGAGTTCTGTAAGCAGTTCAATGCAAGAACCCAAAAGTCAGGAGACACCGTAATCCCTGTGATTATTACGGTGTACCAGGACCGATCGTTTACCTTCGTGACAAAGACGCCTCCAGTATCTGTGCTGCTTAAACAGGAAATGAAGATACAGAGCGGATCTAAAATGCCTCAGAAGGACAAGATCGGTAAGGTTTCCAAAGCAATAATTAACAAGATTGCCGAAGTGAAAATGCCCGATCTCAATTGCCACACGGTAGAAGCAGCGGCTCGCCAAGTGGAAGGTACGGCCAAGTCTATGGGACTTGAAATCGCCGATTGA